In Papaver somniferum cultivar HN1 chromosome 1, ASM357369v1, whole genome shotgun sequence, a genomic segment contains:
- the LOC113313663 gene encoding haloacid dehalogenase-like hydrolase domain-containing protein 3 has translation MSILSRLRCITVDVTGTLIAYKGQLGDYYCMAAKSAGLPCPDYKRMHEGFKIAYTDMAKQYPCFGHAAKMPNIVWWKTCVRDSFVKAGYDYDEETFEKVFRRIYSTFGSAAPYTIFPDSQPFLRWARKQGLIVGIVSNAEYRYQDVILPSLGLNKGTEWDFGVFSGLEGVEKPNPRIYEIALERAGNIPPEEVLHIGDSMRKDYIPATSLGMHGLLLDRFKTPDAQSWRDSGAPVLPDLEAAVTWLTSEKA, from the exons ATGTCTATCTTGTCAAGGTTACGTTGTATCACTGTCGATGTCACTGGTACTCTTATAGCTTACAAAGGACAACTTGGAGATTACTACTGTATGGCTGCCAAATCTGCTGGGTTGCCTTGCCCAGACTACAAACGCATGCACGAGGGATTTAAAATTGCATACACCGACATGGCAAAGCAGTACCCTTGTTTTGGTCATGCAGCTAAAATGCCCAACATTGTCTGGTGGAAGACATGTGTGAGAGACTCATTTGTTAAG GCAGGTTATGACTATGACGAAGAGACATTTGAGAAGGTTTTCAGACGCATATACTCAACTTTTGGTTCCGCTGCACCTTATACCATCTTCCCAGACTCCCAACCATTTCTTAGATGGGCAAGGAAACAGGGGCTCATTGTTGGGATTGTGAGCAATGCAGAATACCGCTACCAGGACGTCATCCTTCCATCCTTGGGTTTGAACAAG GGAACGGAATGGGATTTTGGTGTCTTCTCTGGACTCGAAGGTGTGGAAAAGCCAAACCCAAGAATCTACGAGATTGCCCTCGAGAGAGCTGGAAACATTCCCCCGGAGGAAGTGTTACACATAGGTGACAGCATGAGGAAAGACTACATTCCAGCTACAAGTCTGGGGATGCATGGACTACTGCTGGATAGATTTAAGACCCCTGACGCTCAAAGCTGGAGGGATTCAGGTGCACCCGTACTTCCTGATCTAGAGGCTGCAGTAACTTGGCTTACTTCAGAAAAGGCATAG
- the LOC113313691 gene encoding phosphatidate cytidylyltransferase, mitochondrial-like isoform X1, producing MEKKKELGGLLDILPPVDFCCSYGSSLLPNNNDKSSMVDYIIGVSDPLQWHDQNLKMNRNHYASWMMQFGGAKVITGIAESIGVGVHFNPYVTWEDKMVKYGVVRMHNLVHDLLNWESFYLSGRLQKPVHILADSIDIENLNLNNLRAATSTALLLLPSEFSEEDLYAKICSLSYMGDLRMFFAEDKNKVKRIVQGQFDLFQKSYKPFVDEYAAKDLLRFSSSSDPKVQIAQDCALPATRSLVSSLPSSVRSGMGMRLGDEVKVSDSGRVIREVVIGSREETVDCLRKVLRRKVMVSSARQAFAGLLSAGAVNSAQYLTRKMGKALKSWM from the exons atggagaagaaaaaggagCTTGGAGGTTTGCTAGATATTCTTCCTCCTGTCGACTTCTGTTGCTCATATGGATCGTCTCTCCTTCCAAACAACAATGACAAG AGTTCAATGGTAGACTACATTATAGGAGTGTCGGATCCCTTGCAGTGGCATGATCAG AATTTGAAAATGAATAGGAATCACTATGCCTCATGGATGATGCAGTTTGGCGGAGCAAAAGTG ATTACGGGAATTGCTGAGAGCATTGGAGTTGGAGTGCACTTTAACCCATATGTCACTTGGGAAGACAAG ATGGTCAAGTATGGTGTTGTTCGAATGCATAACTTGGTACATGATCTTTTGAACTGGGAAAGCTTCTACTTAAGTGGGAGATTGCAGAAACCG GTTCATATACTTGCAGACAGTATAGACATTGAAAATCTGAACTTGAATAATCTGAGAGCCGCGACTTCTACTGCACTTCTTCTTTTGCCATCAGAATTTAGTGAG GAAGATCTTTATGCTAAAATCTGTAGCCTCTCCTATATGGGTGATTTGCGAATGTTTTTTGCAGAGGACAAGAACAAG GTGAAAAGAATTGTTCAAGGGCAATTTGATTTATTTCAAAAGAGTTACAAGCCATTTGTCGATGAATATGCTGCCAAAGACTTGTTGAGATTCTCATCGTCCAGTGATCCTAAAGTACAAATAGCTCAG GACTGTGCTTTACCTGCAACCCGCTCTCTTGTTTCTTCTCTACCTTCATCAGTCCGAAGCGGAATGGGGATGAGATTAGGAGATGAAGTAAAAGTCAGTGACTCAG GTCGAGTGATACGTGAAGTTGTAATCGGCTCAAGAGAAGAGACTGTAGATTGTCTGCGAAAGGTGCTGAGGCGTAAAGTTATGGTATCAAGTGCTAGACAAGCTTTTGCAGGATTATTGTCTGCTGGTGCTGTCAACTCAGCTCAGTATCTCACAAGAAAGATGGGCAAAGCTTTGAAATCCTGGATGTGA
- the LOC113313691 gene encoding phosphatidate cytidylyltransferase, mitochondrial-like isoform X2, which yields MIRNHYASWMMQFGGAKVITGIAESIGVGVHFNPYVTWEDKMVKYGVVRMHNLVHDLLNWESFYLSGRLQKPVHILADSIDIENLNLNNLRAATSTALLLLPSEFSEEDLYAKICSLSYMGDLRMFFAEDKNKVKRIVQGQFDLFQKSYKPFVDEYAAKDLLRFSSSSDPKVQIAQDCALPATRSLVSSLPSSVRSGMGMRLGDEVKVSDSGRVIREVVIGSREETVDCLRKVLRRKVMVSSARQAFAGLLSAGAVNSAQYLTRKMGKALKSWM from the exons ATGATCAG GAATCACTATGCCTCATGGATGATGCAGTTTGGCGGAGCAAAAGTG ATTACGGGAATTGCTGAGAGCATTGGAGTTGGAGTGCACTTTAACCCATATGTCACTTGGGAAGACAAG ATGGTCAAGTATGGTGTTGTTCGAATGCATAACTTGGTACATGATCTTTTGAACTGGGAAAGCTTCTACTTAAGTGGGAGATTGCAGAAACCG GTTCATATACTTGCAGACAGTATAGACATTGAAAATCTGAACTTGAATAATCTGAGAGCCGCGACTTCTACTGCACTTCTTCTTTTGCCATCAGAATTTAGTGAG GAAGATCTTTATGCTAAAATCTGTAGCCTCTCCTATATGGGTGATTTGCGAATGTTTTTTGCAGAGGACAAGAACAAG GTGAAAAGAATTGTTCAAGGGCAATTTGATTTATTTCAAAAGAGTTACAAGCCATTTGTCGATGAATATGCTGCCAAAGACTTGTTGAGATTCTCATCGTCCAGTGATCCTAAAGTACAAATAGCTCAG GACTGTGCTTTACCTGCAACCCGCTCTCTTGTTTCTTCTCTACCTTCATCAGTCCGAAGCGGAATGGGGATGAGATTAGGAGATGAAGTAAAAGTCAGTGACTCAG GTCGAGTGATACGTGAAGTTGTAATCGGCTCAAGAGAAGAGACTGTAGATTGTCTGCGAAAGGTGCTGAGGCGTAAAGTTATGGTATCAAGTGCTAGACAAGCTTTTGCAGGATTATTGTCTGCTGGTGCTGTCAACTCAGCTCAGTATCTCACAAGAAAGATGGGCAAAGCTTTGAAATCCTGGATGTGA